From Rhizorhabdus wittichii RW1, a single genomic window includes:
- a CDS encoding Protein of unknown function DUF1971 (PFAM: Protein of unknown function DUF1971~KEGG: nha:Nham_2539 hypothetical protein): MTGPAPYSSSPVFDQDTLPAALRARHDTKAGVWGLIRVLEGELKLTYLEPASEVILKPGHPGLIEPQQPHFVTPLGPMRMQVEFYHEPPPKS; the protein is encoded by the coding sequence ATGACGGGGCCGGCGCCCTACAGCTCGTCGCCGGTGTTCGATCAGGACACATTGCCGGCGGCGCTGCGCGCGCGCCATGACACCAAGGCGGGGGTGTGGGGACTGATCCGCGTCCTCGAAGGTGAACTGAAGCTCACCTATCTCGAGCCGGCGTCGGAAGTCATCCTGAAGCCCGGTCATCCCGGTCTGATCGAACCGCAGCAGCCGCATTTCGTGACCCCGCTGGGTCCGATGCGGATGCAGGTCGAATTTTACCATGAGCCGCCCCCGAAGAGCTGA
- a CDS encoding Nitric oxide dioxygenase (PFAM: globin~KEGG: nar:Saro_0148 globin) has protein sequence MTKALSPQTMTLVKATAPALQQHGVDITTRMYQRLFVDPEIKALFDMAAQESGAQPKRLAAAILAFAQNVDKLDVLKPAIERIAGRHVDTHIKPEHYPAVANALLPAIRDILGEAATDEILAAWGEAYWFLADILIAREAELYDEAQAA, from the coding sequence GTGACCAAAGCATTGTCTCCCCAAACCATGACGTTGGTCAAAGCGACGGCGCCAGCCCTTCAACAGCATGGCGTGGACATCACCACGCGCATGTATCAGCGGCTATTTGTCGATCCCGAGATCAAGGCGCTGTTCGACATGGCCGCGCAGGAGTCGGGCGCGCAACCCAAGCGCCTTGCGGCGGCGATCCTGGCGTTCGCCCAGAATGTGGACAAGCTCGACGTCCTGAAACCGGCGATCGAGCGGATCGCCGGGCGGCACGTCGATACCCATATCAAACCAGAGCATTATCCTGCGGTCGCCAATGCCTTGCTGCCGGCCATTCGCGACATCCTGGGCGAGGCCGCGACGGACGAAATCCTGGCGGCATGGGGCGAAGCCTATTGGTTCCTCGCCGACATTCTGATCGCGCGCGAGGCCGAGCTTTATGACGAGGCCCAGGCCGCATGA
- a CDS encoding putative transcriptional regulator, Crp/Fnr family (PFAM: cyclic nucleotide-binding; regulatory protein, Crp~KEGG: nwi:Nwi_2417 cyclic nucleotide-binding protein), with the protein MRAGLRWRKLGSVISTRSTRTREGRRQIIVQTRGLASHLKIIGAVELFRDLPHEALVHAHACARIERLPKHARIFEQGARAERAYAVAKGSVRIIQTGSDGGQAIIRFIGSGEMFGTVPLFTDHLLPADAITAEASVVLSWSEADIVVLIGIYPQVSLNVIRVIGTRLIELQDRVRELATQRADQRLARALLRLIRNDGGDEVAFPLRRKDLAEFSGTTLHTASRMLSAWARAGLLTSIGRRILIHDRTALDSLAEGRPLL; encoded by the coding sequence GTGCGAGCCGGTTTGCGCTGGCGCAAACTCGGCTCTGTTATTTCGACTAGATCGACCCGAACGAGAGAAGGCAGGAGGCAAATCATCGTTCAGACCCGAGGCCTTGCTTCACACCTGAAGATTATCGGCGCGGTGGAGCTATTTCGCGATCTGCCTCACGAAGCGCTGGTGCATGCCCATGCCTGCGCACGCATCGAACGATTGCCAAAACATGCGAGGATTTTCGAGCAAGGAGCCCGTGCCGAGCGGGCCTATGCGGTGGCGAAGGGCAGCGTGAGAATCATCCAGACCGGCAGTGATGGCGGGCAGGCGATCATTCGCTTTATCGGCTCCGGCGAAATGTTCGGAACAGTGCCTCTCTTCACTGACCACCTTCTTCCGGCGGACGCGATCACAGCGGAGGCGTCGGTCGTCCTCAGTTGGAGCGAGGCGGATATAGTAGTGCTGATCGGCATATATCCGCAGGTGTCGCTGAACGTCATTCGAGTGATCGGGACGCGGCTTATCGAACTTCAGGATCGGGTCCGCGAGTTGGCCACCCAGCGCGCCGATCAGCGTCTCGCCCGTGCGCTCCTGCGCCTGATCCGTAACGATGGTGGCGACGAGGTAGCGTTCCCGCTACGTCGTAAGGACCTGGCGGAGTTCTCGGGAACGACCCTTCACACTGCGAGCCGAATGCTCTCCGCCTGGGCCAGGGCCGGCCTGCTCACAAGTATCGGACGACGCATCCTAATCCATGATCGTACTGCTCTGGACTCCCTCGCAGAGGGCAGGCCACTCCTCTAG
- a CDS encoding hypothetical protein (KEGG: sma:SAV162 hypothetical protein), which translates to METSRSQRWRERRALWATDSLIINPKAYSVDIIDHAVARTFIAEHHYLPSYPAAQVAVGLFGLRAVLAGVAVFAVPATDAVITRHTGFTDPAKGCVLARLILLDRVPQNGESFFCARAFRLLRQARPAIEAVVSYSDPEFGHTGRVYAALSGAHRGTTRPRTVLRAAGQTISDRTLSKIRLRERGMDGAIDQIVRLGLPAPGLRESPAAWLARLQAEQLLTRHRQSGLFTYCFELTRNARRQGRALPRLPYPKLLPGP; encoded by the coding sequence ATGGAGACCTCACGAAGCCAGCGATGGCGGGAACGCCGCGCCTTATGGGCGACGGACTCTCTCATCATCAATCCGAAGGCCTATTCGGTCGACATCATCGATCACGCCGTAGCGCGTACGTTCATCGCCGAGCATCATTATCTGCCGAGCTATCCGGCAGCCCAGGTCGCAGTCGGCCTCTTTGGACTCCGCGCGGTCCTGGCAGGCGTGGCCGTCTTCGCGGTTCCCGCGACCGACGCCGTCATCACCCGGCACACGGGCTTCACCGATCCGGCAAAGGGATGCGTTCTCGCACGCCTGATTCTTCTCGACCGGGTCCCGCAGAACGGGGAAAGCTTCTTTTGCGCACGGGCCTTCCGACTGCTTCGCCAGGCGCGGCCAGCGATCGAAGCCGTCGTTTCCTACAGCGACCCCGAATTCGGGCATACCGGCCGGGTTTACGCCGCTCTTTCCGGGGCGCACCGGGGCACCACGCGCCCGCGTACAGTCCTTCGCGCCGCAGGCCAGACGATCTCCGATCGGACGCTTTCGAAGATCCGGCTCCGCGAACGCGGGATGGATGGCGCCATCGACCAGATCGTCCGCCTCGGTCTACCGGCGCCCGGCCTGCGCGAGAGCCCAGCCGCATGGCTCGCCCGCCTTCAGGCCGAGCAGCTCCTGACCCGCCACCGCCAATCCGGACTCTTCACCTACTGCTTCGAGCTCACCCGCAACGCGCGCCGACAGGGCCGCGCACTCCCGCGGTTGCCCTATCCTAAACTATTGCCGGGGCCGTGA
- a CDS encoding transcriptional regulator, MucR family (PFAM: ROSMUCR transcriptional regulator~KEGG: zmo:ZMO1412 predicted transcriptional regulator), with the protein MFPVANSLPGSSTREGKIIMSDVSENDSTLITLTADIVAAHVTNNSVAVADLPSLIQNVHGALSNLGKSETAPETKQEPAVSVRASVKPDYIVCLEDGKKLKMLKRHLMTHYQMTPADYRSKWNLPADYPMVAPNYAEQRRTLAKSIGLGRKPKGSSAAASAKATKSAPVRRGSPKSTEGQPA; encoded by the coding sequence ATGTTCCCGGTAGCGAATAGTCTTCCGGGTTCTTCAACCAGAGAAGGCAAGATCATCATGAGCGACGTATCGGAAAACGATAGCACGCTGATTACCCTGACCGCTGATATCGTCGCGGCGCATGTGACGAACAACAGCGTGGCGGTGGCGGATTTGCCGTCCCTGATCCAGAATGTTCACGGAGCGTTGAGCAATCTCGGCAAAAGTGAAACGGCGCCCGAGACAAAGCAGGAGCCGGCGGTATCCGTGCGTGCCTCGGTGAAACCTGACTACATCGTCTGCCTGGAAGACGGCAAAAAGCTCAAGATGCTCAAGCGTCATCTCATGACGCACTATCAGATGACGCCGGCGGACTATCGTTCGAAGTGGAATCTTCCGGCCGACTATCCGATGGTCGCGCCCAATTACGCCGAGCAGCGTCGCACGCTCGCCAAGAGCATCGGACTTGGCCGCAAGCCCAAGGGGTCCAGCGCTGCCGCATCGGCAAAGGCGACGAAATCTGCGCCGGTTCGTCGCGGAAGTCCGAAATCCACCGAAGGGCAGCCCGCCTAA
- a CDS encoding hypothetical protein (KEGG: rpc:RPC_3404 hypothetical protein): MEKGPSDQDISTRRSTTPPGLIETRTPSYPGTEASVGTVMTLADAYWDAAHRLLPQIEKGRSVSSTPARLCAIQSIETYLNAFLLFHSVDRKQVRGLQHDLAERTRLAVEKGLSLRRRTAEHLVRLSDQRDYLMVRYGPEQLSDLSEINRMFATLKEIAEKVRAAIFEQPYDRSDRRFRVYW; encoded by the coding sequence TTGGAAAAGGGACCATCGGATCAAGATATTTCGACGCGGCGCTCGACAACACCTCCGGGGCTGATCGAGACTCGCACCCCGTCCTATCCCGGCACGGAGGCGTCGGTTGGTACGGTCATGACCTTGGCCGACGCCTACTGGGATGCCGCGCACAGGCTGCTGCCGCAGATCGAGAAAGGCCGGAGTGTCTCGTCCACCCCGGCTAGGCTGTGCGCCATTCAGTCGATCGAGACTTACCTCAATGCGTTTCTGCTCTTTCATTCGGTCGATCGAAAGCAGGTCCGGGGATTGCAGCATGATCTCGCCGAACGGACGCGGTTGGCTGTCGAGAAGGGATTGTCTCTCCGGCGCCGTACCGCGGAGCATCTGGTCCGATTGAGCGATCAGCGCGATTATCTCATGGTGAGATATGGGCCGGAACAGCTCAGCGATCTGTCCGAAATCAATCGGATGTTCGCCACGCTCAAAGAGATCGCGGAGAAGGTGCGGGCAGCGATTTTCGAACAGCCCTATGATCGCTCTGACCGGAGGTTCCGGGTATATTGGTGA
- a CDS encoding conserved hypothetical protein (KEGG: rme:Rmet_6243 hypothetical protein) codes for MPPQDRHIRNVLKLFDAHCYRHDRYTLFSDCMELIAISISNSVDSRSRETREARYLEIVGRYEQHTIEMFPRVFGEITMALEEAPGDVLGSIFTALEIHNKNRGQFFTPYPVCQMMAQVTLGDAKDALALIDDKGFVSAMEPACGAGAMVIALAEAMRAAGINYQRHLHVTAIDIDQRAVHMGYIQFSLLHIPAHVIVGNSLSNEVREHWFTPAHILGGWGARLASQERLVEQPPRFFTETTPERTTHDKQAQEPRTRTVGEQLTLF; via the coding sequence ATGCCGCCGCAGGATCGACACATCAGGAACGTCCTGAAACTCTTCGATGCGCATTGCTATCGTCACGACCGCTACACGCTCTTCTCCGACTGCATGGAGCTCATAGCGATCAGCATCTCGAACAGCGTCGACAGCCGATCCCGGGAAACGCGCGAGGCGCGCTATCTCGAGATCGTGGGACGATATGAGCAGCACACCATCGAGATGTTCCCTCGCGTCTTCGGAGAGATCACAATGGCACTGGAGGAAGCGCCAGGGGACGTCCTCGGGAGCATCTTCACCGCGCTCGAGATCCACAACAAGAACCGTGGGCAATTCTTCACGCCCTATCCGGTTTGCCAGATGATGGCACAGGTCACGCTTGGCGATGCCAAGGACGCCCTGGCGCTGATCGACGACAAGGGTTTCGTCAGCGCGATGGAACCCGCCTGCGGTGCCGGCGCCATGGTCATTGCTCTCGCCGAAGCGATGCGCGCCGCCGGGATCAACTATCAGCGCCATCTCCACGTGACGGCGATCGATATCGACCAACGCGCCGTACACATGGGCTATATCCAGTTCTCGCTGCTCCACATTCCGGCCCACGTGATCGTTGGTAACTCTCTCAGCAACGAGGTCCGCGAACACTGGTTCACGCCGGCCCACATCCTCGGCGGCTGGGGCGCCAGGCTTGCCAGCCAGGAACGCTTGGTCGAACAACCCCCGCGATTTTTTACTGAAACGACACCGGAACGCACAACCCACGATAAGCAAGCCCAAGAGCCAAGGACCAGAACGGTCGGCGAGCAGTTGACCCTATTCTGA
- a CDS encoding Integrase, catalytic region (PFAM: Integrase, catalytic region~KEGG: xcv:XCV2353 IS6100 transposase): MLGGDWTDGTMTDFKWRHFQGDVILWAVRWYCRYPISYRDLEEMLAERGISVDHTTIYRWVQCYAPEMEKRLRWFWRRGFDPSWRLDETYVKVRGKWTYLYRAVDKRGDTIDFYLSPTRSAKAAKRFLGKALRGLKHWEKPATLNTDKAPSYGAAITELKREGKLDRETAHRQVKYLNNVIEADHGKLKILIKPVRGFKSIPTAYATIKGFEVMRALRKGQARPWCLQPGIRGEVRLVERAFGIGPSALTEAMGMLNHHFAAAA; this comes from the coding sequence ATGCTTGGCGGAGATTGGACGGACGGAACGATGACGGATTTCAAGTGGCGCCATTTCCAGGGTGATGTGATCCTGTGGGCGGTGCGCTGGTATTGTCGCTATCCGATCAGCTATCGCGACCTTGAGGAAATGCTGGCGGAACGCGGCATTTCGGTCGACCATACGACGATCTATCGCTGGGTCCAGTGCTACGCCCCGGAGATGGAGAAGCGGCTGCGCTGGTTCTGGCGGCGTGGCTTTGATCCGAGCTGGCGCCTGGATGAAACCTACGTCAAGGTGCGGGGCAAGTGGACCTACCTGTACCGGGCAGTCGACAAGCGGGGCGACACGATCGATTTCTACCTGTCGCCGACCCGCAGCGCCAAGGCAGCGAAGCGGTTCCTGGGCAAGGCCCTGCGAGGCCTGAAGCACTGGGAAAAGCCTGCCACGCTCAATACCGACAAAGCGCCGAGCTATGGTGCAGCGATCACCGAATTGAAGCGCGAAGGAAAGCTGGACCGGGAGACGGCCCACCGGCAGGTGAAGTATCTCAATAACGTGATCGAGGCCGATCACGGAAAGCTCAAGATACTGATCAAGCCGGTGCGCGGTTTCAAATCGATCCCCACGGCCTATGCCACGATCAAGGGATTCGAAGTCATGCGAGCCCTGCGCAAAGGACAGGCTCGCCCCTGGTGCCTGCAGCCCGGCATCAGGGGCGAGGTGCGCCTTGTGGAGAGAGCTTTTGGCATTGGGCCCTCGGCGCTGACGGAGGCCATGGGCATGCTCAACCACCATTTCGCAGCAGCCGCCTGA
- a CDS encoding diguanylate cyclase/phosphodiesterase (TIGRFAM: PAS sensor protein; diguanylate cyclase~PFAM: GGDEF domain containing protein; EAL domain protein; MHYT domain protein~SMART: PAS domain containing protein~KEGG: bja:bll5864 hypothetical protein) — MFPFLFCLRDQHDAPLVILAAIVCLLTAAATVRLCRQAAWTDTGSRSLWLTMAGLTAGLGIWATHFIAMLGYDPGIVMGYHVQQTVVSLLVVLAGATAGLFIATRAPHWLGSLLAASVMGGGVTAMHYLGMAALEMPALIRWKADYVAASAVFAIVPLVLALPLALRGRSLAKGAAAAGLITAAVVLLHFTGMTAITLIPSRGEFSPLSMMSPRAMSLWIFLAASCTIALTAAAAITSRRTGIKLRRQERENQLRVQGMKAQLDLALENMHQGLCLYDGDGRLLLWNQRFLDLYGLGSDALQCGMTVGQVIRTGIANHLPVTEVEQRAAEIERNLNQALSASGDAPAISEYPGVVVSVRSRALPDGGWVSTFDDITQQRRSEERIRHLALHDGLTGLPNRRRFNDVVDRDLDVTARAGSRLGLVVVDLDNFKDINDSRGHSAGDQALKMVAAALKDAVRENEHVARLGGDEFAAAILYREDYELADFVTRLSTGLAAINAGNAHDLSVHASLGIATYPADSQDREQLCNHADLAMYRAKGTVGERICYYEKGMDEQARERRQLAADLRGAAARGEMTILYQPQRSLKDDRVNGYEALLRWTHPKRGLVPPDIFIPVAEETGEILALGEWVLRQACEEAARWGDGLTVAINLSAVQLSQASLPESVAQTLLETGLAPRRLELEITETAIIADKPRALHILRRLKAMGIAIAIDDFGTGYSSLDTLNSFPFDKIKIDKSFVIGSEERPQARAIIRAVLALGHSLGVPVLAEGVETSGHVDLLVAEGCDQVQGYLFGRPGHAPSLLAREQARLAAG; from the coding sequence ATGTTCCCCTTTCTCTTTTGCCTGCGCGATCAACATGACGCGCCCTTGGTCATCCTCGCGGCTATAGTCTGTCTCCTGACGGCGGCAGCAACCGTTCGCCTGTGTCGCCAGGCGGCCTGGACAGACACGGGTTCGCGCAGCTTGTGGCTGACGATGGCGGGGTTGACTGCCGGTCTTGGGATCTGGGCCACGCACTTCATCGCGATGCTGGGCTACGATCCCGGCATCGTCATGGGCTATCATGTCCAACAGACCGTGGTCTCGCTCTTGGTCGTGCTGGCAGGCGCGACAGCGGGCCTCTTCATTGCGACACGCGCGCCGCACTGGCTCGGCTCGCTTCTTGCCGCTTCGGTTATGGGCGGCGGCGTCACGGCCATGCACTACCTTGGCATGGCGGCGCTCGAAATGCCTGCGCTCATTCGCTGGAAGGCCGATTATGTCGCGGCCTCGGCCGTGTTCGCAATCGTCCCGCTAGTCTTGGCGCTGCCCCTTGCGCTGCGCGGCAGATCGCTCGCCAAAGGCGCAGCGGCCGCTGGTCTGATCACCGCCGCCGTCGTCCTGCTTCACTTTACCGGCATGACCGCGATCACGCTGATCCCGTCGCGTGGCGAATTCTCCCCCCTCAGCATGATGTCTCCCCGCGCCATGTCGCTCTGGATATTTCTCGCGGCCTCCTGCACGATCGCTCTGACCGCGGCGGCGGCGATCACGAGCCGGCGGACGGGCATCAAATTGCGCCGACAGGAACGCGAGAATCAGCTTCGCGTCCAAGGCATGAAGGCCCAACTCGACCTAGCCCTTGAGAATATGCACCAGGGCCTGTGCCTATACGACGGCGACGGTCGGCTTTTGCTCTGGAACCAGCGTTTCCTGGATCTATACGGGCTTGGAAGCGATGCGCTCCAATGCGGAATGACGGTGGGACAAGTGATCCGCACCGGCATTGCCAACCATCTTCCCGTTACCGAGGTCGAGCAGCGCGCAGCAGAAATCGAGCGTAACCTCAACCAGGCCCTGAGCGCTTCAGGAGACGCACCCGCAATCTCGGAATATCCCGGCGTGGTGGTGAGCGTACGTTCGCGCGCGCTTCCCGACGGCGGATGGGTGAGCACCTTTGACGATATTACCCAGCAGCGCCGTTCGGAAGAACGAATCCGGCACCTGGCGCTGCATGATGGCCTGACCGGCCTGCCCAACCGGCGTAGGTTCAACGATGTCGTCGACCGCGATCTGGACGTTACGGCGCGAGCCGGTTCGCGCCTGGGACTGGTCGTTGTCGACCTCGACAATTTCAAGGACATCAACGACAGCCGCGGCCATTCAGCCGGAGACCAAGCATTGAAGATGGTCGCCGCAGCGCTCAAGGACGCGGTTCGCGAGAATGAACATGTCGCCCGGCTGGGTGGCGACGAATTCGCCGCCGCAATTCTGTACCGGGAAGATTATGAGCTTGCCGACTTTGTGACGCGCCTGAGCACCGGGCTGGCGGCGATCAATGCCGGCAATGCGCACGATCTGAGCGTCCATGCGAGCCTTGGCATCGCAACCTATCCGGCTGACAGCCAGGATCGCGAACAGCTGTGCAATCATGCCGATCTGGCCATGTACCGGGCAAAAGGGACGGTAGGCGAGCGGATCTGCTATTACGAAAAAGGCATGGACGAGCAGGCGCGCGAACGCCGGCAACTCGCGGCCGATCTTCGGGGCGCCGCCGCGCGCGGTGAGATGACGATCCTCTACCAGCCGCAGCGTTCGCTCAAGGACGACAGGGTAAACGGCTATGAAGCTCTGCTGCGCTGGACCCACCCAAAGCGCGGCCTGGTCCCCCCTGACATCTTCATTCCCGTTGCTGAAGAAACCGGCGAGATCTTGGCGCTTGGCGAGTGGGTGCTGCGGCAAGCCTGTGAGGAGGCGGCCCGCTGGGGTGACGGACTGACCGTGGCCATCAACCTCTCCGCCGTGCAGTTGAGCCAGGCGAGCCTGCCCGAGAGCGTGGCCCAGACCCTTCTGGAGACCGGACTCGCACCAAGGCGTCTCGAACTGGAGATCACTGAAACCGCGATCATCGCCGACAAGCCGCGCGCCTTGCATATTTTGCGTAGACTCAAGGCGATGGGGATCGCCATTGCCATCGACGATTTCGGCACCGGCTATTCCTCGCTCGATACGCTCAACTCGTTCCCCTTCGACAAGATCAAGATCGACAAATCATTCGTCATCGGGTCCGAAGAGCGGCCGCAGGCCAGAGCAATCATCAGGGCGGTGCTCGCGCTGGGCCACAGCCTTGGCGTCCCTGTGCTCGCCGAAGGGGTTGAGACCAGTGGGCACGTCGATCTGCTGGTGGCTGAGGGATGCGACCAGGTCCAAGGCTATCTCTTCGGACGCCCCGGCCATGCACCAAGCCTTCTTGCGAGGGAGCAGGCCCGACTGGCCGCCGGTTGA
- a CDS encoding sodium/hydrogen exchanger (PFAM: TrkA-N domain protein; sodium/hydrogen exchanger~KEGG: azo:azo0795 putative glutathione-regulated potassium-efflux system protein) — protein MEEQLAQTFLLIAAAFVAVAILARLRLSPVLGYLAAGLLLGPHGIGAVTDSEGTHFFGELGIALLMFVIGLEFSVPRLLSSGGAMIGLGFGTVAGATLLAGAASHFLVGLPLLPAALLGGAIAMSSTAIIQKHLVDTDAVSSRHGVAATGIVLFEDLVALILLSLIAALPDAANEVEMEKVLLRMGVSFVALAGVALLARRTLGRLLGWVARSGPDETFLLGVLTLVVGASLAAEKIGLSLPIGAFVVGMMVGESDFRHQLEEEIRPFRDLLLGVFFVTIGMSVDWSQILAQPAVTFLVLAAILVVKFLVVFGVTRLSGLPASSAVKTGLLLAHSGELGLLIVGRSLDSALLSPAIGQPVLGAIAASMLVGPILAQWSDRAGDLILRSRDPRGAEIETAVRTTSQELKGHVVLAGCGPVGRLVALTLEASEIPYLAIERNVERLRRAQQDGHKAVFGDASRAGILKAAGVDRAAAIIVLVNNWHRSVRIIREAKRLNPAIHVIASLRDDAHLGELAQAGAAHVFPENYAAGLGLGAQALMTLGMSADDATDRIRAMRAQLSPDLQIVPR, from the coding sequence ATGGAAGAACAGCTTGCTCAGACATTCCTTCTGATCGCGGCTGCATTTGTGGCAGTTGCCATCCTGGCGAGGCTCCGCCTGTCGCCGGTGTTGGGCTATCTCGCCGCCGGCCTGCTCCTGGGCCCCCATGGCATAGGCGCAGTAACCGACAGCGAAGGCACCCATTTTTTCGGCGAGCTCGGCATCGCTCTCCTCATGTTCGTGATTGGCCTTGAATTTTCCGTGCCTCGGCTGCTGTCCAGCGGGGGCGCCATGATCGGGCTCGGGTTCGGAACCGTGGCAGGCGCAACACTGCTGGCGGGAGCTGCGAGCCATTTCCTCGTAGGATTGCCGCTTCTGCCAGCGGCCCTCCTGGGCGGCGCCATCGCCATGTCATCGACCGCCATCATCCAAAAGCATCTCGTCGACACCGACGCGGTATCGAGCCGCCACGGCGTGGCTGCGACCGGCATAGTCCTGTTTGAGGACCTGGTCGCTTTGATCCTGCTGTCGCTCATTGCTGCCCTTCCAGACGCGGCCAACGAGGTCGAGATGGAAAAGGTACTGCTGCGCATGGGTGTCAGCTTCGTGGCATTGGCGGGCGTGGCGCTTCTCGCACGGCGCACGCTTGGCCGTTTGCTCGGGTGGGTCGCGAGATCCGGCCCGGACGAAACCTTCCTGCTGGGCGTGCTGACGCTTGTTGTGGGCGCGTCGCTTGCAGCGGAAAAGATCGGACTGTCGCTTCCTATCGGCGCCTTCGTAGTCGGGATGATGGTCGGCGAAAGTGACTTCAGGCACCAGCTCGAAGAGGAAATCCGGCCATTTCGCGATCTGCTGCTGGGCGTCTTCTTCGTGACGATCGGCATGTCGGTCGACTGGTCGCAGATCCTGGCCCAGCCGGCTGTCACCTTTCTCGTTCTGGCCGCGATCCTTGTCGTCAAGTTCCTGGTCGTCTTTGGCGTCACCCGTCTCTCAGGCCTCCCGGCAAGCAGCGCGGTCAAGACCGGCTTGCTTCTGGCGCATTCGGGTGAGCTTGGGCTACTCATCGTGGGTCGGTCGCTCGATAGCGCCCTTCTGTCGCCCGCGATCGGCCAGCCCGTCCTGGGCGCGATCGCCGCGAGCATGCTCGTCGGACCGATCCTGGCGCAGTGGAGCGACCGGGCCGGAGATCTCATCCTGCGGAGCCGGGATCCGCGCGGCGCGGAGATCGAAACAGCGGTTCGCACAACATCTCAGGAGCTCAAGGGTCACGTCGTGCTTGCCGGCTGCGGCCCCGTGGGCCGTCTGGTCGCGCTCACACTCGAGGCGAGCGAAATTCCATACCTGGCGATCGAGCGAAACGTGGAGCGCCTTCGCCGCGCCCAACAGGACGGTCATAAAGCGGTTTTCGGCGACGCCAGCCGAGCGGGAATACTCAAGGCAGCCGGCGTCGATCGCGCCGCAGCCATCATCGTGCTTGTCAACAATTGGCATCGGTCGGTGCGCATCATTCGCGAAGCCAAGCGCCTGAACCCCGCGATCCATGTGATCGCCAGCCTCCGCGACGATGCGCATCTGGGTGAGCTGGCGCAGGCGGGCGCGGCACATGTCTTTCCCGAAAACTATGCTGCGGGGCTTGGGCTCGGCGCTCAGGCCCTGATGACGCTCGGCATGTCTGCGGACGATGCGACCGATAGGATCCGGGCTATGCGGGCGCAGCTCAGTCCGGACCTTCAGATCGTGCCGCGGTGA
- a CDS encoding histone family protein DNA-binding protein (PFAM: histone family protein DNA-binding protein~KEGG: sal:Sala_1496 histone-like DNA-binding protein) → MTYLGCSDKPVKQAPAMVRSELVALLGKENPELSAQEIEKIVDLFFEAVVDQLAAGGRVELRGFGAFLTRLHEARTGRNPRSGLAVPVPAKRSVHFKPGKAMRERLIAAAAGMTKAAPSSAAAFSTASAEARAA, encoded by the coding sequence ATGACTTACCTTGGATGCAGTGACAAACCAGTGAAGCAGGCTCCAGCCATGGTGCGATCTGAACTCGTGGCCCTCCTGGGCAAGGAAAACCCGGAACTCTCCGCGCAGGAGATTGAAAAGATCGTCGATCTCTTCTTCGAGGCGGTCGTCGACCAGCTAGCCGCTGGCGGGCGTGTCGAGCTGCGCGGGTTCGGTGCCTTTTTGACGCGGCTGCACGAGGCTCGCACCGGGCGAAATCCACGCAGCGGCTTGGCCGTGCCGGTCCCGGCCAAGCGATCGGTGCATTTCAAGCCAGGCAAGGCGATGCGGGAGCGGCTGATCGCCGCGGCGGCTGGCATGACCAAGGCAGCGCCCTCTTCCGCCGCTGCTTTCTCTACCGCGTCGGCCGAAGCGCGCGCTGCCTGA